AACGCTTCCAGGCGAAAGCGGCATAATCAGGATCATCAAGGCGCGAAGGGCGAGTCATTGGAGGTGAAGTCGCGTCTATGCTATATGTTCCCGGCGAACAAGCCCAATGGGAGGCGGAACGATGACGATAGCGATCATCCTGCAAGGCCGCGATAGCACGGTTTTCTCGGCAACTCCGGACGAGTCAGTGGAAACAGTGGCGGCGCGACTCGCCGACAAACGGATCGGCGCGCTGCCCATTGTCGATGGCGGTAAAGTGATCGGCATTTTTTCGGAACGCGACCTGGTTTACGGGCTTGCCGCACATGGCCCTGCGCTGTTCGGGAAACGCGTAGGCGATGTGATGACGGCACCGGCAATCGCCGTCACGGCCGACAGCCCCGTCCTGTCGGCCCTGTCCCTGATGACGCGGCGGCGTATCCGCCACCTGCCGGTTGTCGATGGCACGCAGCTGATCGGCTTTGTTTCAATCGGTGATCTGGTGAAATACCGGATCGAGAAGATCGAGGCAGAGGCAAACGCGATGCGCGACTATATCCAGATGGCCTAAAGTCGCGGCCGTCGCGTTCAGTTTATTTCGACGTGACAGGGCCTGCATTAGATGCCGGCGCAGTCAATGACACCGGTGCAGAGCCAGTCTGCGCGGGAGAACCATATTTGGCGTTCCAATCCGCCAGATCGCGCTGATATCGTTCAAACGCATTGAAGAAATTGATGAACACGGCATCGAGATCGTTCAGCGCCCCATAAGAATATTCGGGCAGCGCCGTCAGCGGCACACCAATGATTTCCCGTGATTTGAGCAGCGATTTGTCACAAAATTCGGCGCGCACCGGGGGCAGCGCGAAATAATTATACAGATCGGTCATGCGGGTGTCGCGGATACGCAGGGCATTCTGCCCAGGATAGCGCTTCACATATTCGGCATCGACGGCCTTGTTGGTTTGCGCGAGCCGGGATTTGTGAACCTGCAGATAGCGGTTGTAGTTTTGCGCAATCTCCCCCCAGACCGGGCCTTGGCAGTTGAGCGCCGCAACATTGAGTGCAGCGCGGAAATGCCAGATATTTTCCTCTCGGGTCAGCGCGCGATTGGGGGTCGTCCGAACGCCGTCCATGGCAATGGGAGGGATTTTCATCGTCACTGCAGCGCCACCCGGCGGCAACGGCATTGCCGGCGGCGGCGGTGGGGCAACGACGATAACGGGCGGCGGCGGAACCGGTGCGGGTGCTGGTGCAGGGGCGCATGCGGCAACCCCGCCGATCAGGAAGACAATCGAAAGCCCCTTGGTCGCCTTGTTCATATGCTCCAAACTCCCAGTCTGCACATCTAAACGATGGCGGCTGTCAACACGATTAACAGCGAAAAATAAAGAGCTGATCGGCCAATGCCCATGTAAAAAGGCCCAGCGGTTTCCCGCCGGGCCTTTCGATAGCTTGCGTTGCGAAATTATTCGCGGTTGCCAAGGAAGCTCAGCAGGAACTGGAACATGTTGATGAAGTCCAGATAGAGGCTGAGCGCACCCATGATCGCCAGTTTGCCGATCGATTCATGGCCTGCGAAATAAACATACTCGCTCTTGATACGCTGGGTATCATAAGCGGTGAGGCCCGCGAAGATCAGCACACCGAGGAAGCTGACGACCAGCTGCAGCGTGCTCGATCCCAGAAAGATATTCACAACCGACGCGATCAGCAGGCCGATGACGCCCATGATCAGGAAGGTGCCGAAACCGCTGAGATTCTTCTTCGTGGTGTAGCCGTAGAGGCTGAGACCGGCAAAGGCCGCAGCGGTGACAAAGAAGGTGCGCGCGATCGATTCACCTGAGAAGACCAGGAAAATCGAAGACATCGACAGGCCCATCACGATCGCAAAGCCCCAGAACATTGCCTGAAGCGCCGCGGTGGAAAGCTTGTGCATGCCAAAGCTCATCACCATGACGAAGGCGAGCGGTGCAAAGATCAAAACCCAGCGCAGCGGTGTTGCCATGACCTGCGCCGCCATGCCGCTATTTGCGAACAGCATTGCAACGATACCGGTCAACAACACGCCCGAAGCCATGTAGTTGTAAACCTTCAGCATATGGGCGCGCAGCCCGGCGTCGGTTGCGGCACCCGCAACCGGCTTGCCATCAATGGTTACGCCCGCACCGGCTTGCGCAACCCGCGGATCAGACCATTCAGCCATTGTAACATTCTCCTCTGTGCAGCGGCACCATCGCCGCCTTAACATCTAATATTGGATGAAATCGTTCCAATTTCAAGCAAAACCGGACTCAACTTGGCCCGTATCGGCAAGGACTTGTTAACCTGCGGCGGGACGATATTCGGCTGCATCGCTGGTGAATTCGGCATGACCATAGCCTGCGAGCTGCCGCCGAAGCCGCGCGACCAGAACCCGGTCGGCAAATTCATCGACCAACGGCAGCCGTGATGCGATCCGGTGCCCCAACGTTTGTCCGATTATTGCCGCCATCGTTGCGGCGTAAAGCGCCTTGTCCCTGCCGTTGAGCGGAACGCCGACATTCGCAGCCGCCGCTTCGTCGCCCTTCAGGAAGGTGTTGACGAAAAACACGCGTGAAAAGGATCGTTCAAGCCTGCGGAACAGCCGCGCGGGCAGCGACCTGTCCTTGCTCAGTTCCGCCTCCATTGTCGCGCGCAACAAGCCGCCGCAGATCGCATCATCATATTCATAGCGCAGCGTTGCACTGCGCGTGCACCATATCCGGACAATGTCTCGCGGATTGTCGGCCAACAGATCTTCGGGCAACCCCAGCAGGTAACAGCGATAGCGCGCCAGTTCGACCCGCGCCCGTTCCTCCGCATTGAATTTTTGGCGTCCCTGTTCGAGCAGCTTTTCGGACATGAAATAGATGGGGATCAGCCCGGCCGGCATCTGGTCCAGTTGCGGGATCGGGATACCATAGACTTTTGCATCCCACATGCCCGGCCGCGAAAGCACATTGACGCGCACCATAGAGTGCATCAGCCGCACCATCGCCGCCGCCTTGAACCCCGGCCCGTCGCGCCGCAGCGCGCCTGGCAGCACGGTGGTCGTGAAAAAGGTCGCGGTTTCCTTTACCCGCCGCGCCGCAGTCGCATGGCTAAGCGTGCCGGTAAGCGCCATCGGCAGCGCAGAATATTTGTTGAGGAAAGTCGCGATAAACGCGCCCCTGATCGCGAAGGGGGAAATGTTCGCCGCGCTGTTGCGTTCGGCCTTTGCGCCCTTTTCCACCAGCCGCATGTCAAGCCAGTCAGGCACGCGCTCCATTTCGGTGATCAGTGCGGCAAGCTCGGGCGGCGCATCGGCAACCGCGTCGATCCCCTTGTCACAAGCCTCCACCAACATGTCGACCGTGCGACGAAAGCCATATTTCGGCATCAGCGCAGCATAGGCATCGCCGGTGATGTCGCCCAGCATGCTATATTCACGAAAGCGGGCCACCATTTCGGTGTCTGCAAGAAAATCGGCGCGGCGTTTTCCCTTTACCTCGGACAATTCGGTGCGGTCATCGGGGCCATCGGCAAAGCGTTCGGGCGGGGTGTCGAAATCGATCTGGCCGTAAAGCGCCGGCAATGCTTGCGCCTGCGAACGGACCCTCGCGGCAATGGCAGCTATTTCATGCGACATGGTCTCTCCACCCTTATATTTCGACTATCGTGCAGCACCAATCGCCGCAGCGCAATGCAGCGATTTGGAGAGGGTCAGCCTTTGCGAAGCATCTGTGCCAGCGCGCCGGTCGCCGCATCGACCTGGCGCCAGCAAGCCTCGAAACCCGCATCATCGCCATAATAGGGATCGGCAACTGCACGCCCTTCATGGCCCGGCAAATGATCGAGCAGCAACGAAAGTTGTGCCCCTGCGCCGGCGGGCGCCAATGCCGAAAGATTGCGCAGGTTCGAATGATCCATGGCCACAATATGATCGAAGTGATGGAAATCCTCTGCCTGCACCTGCCGCGCGCGCAGGCCGCCAATGTCAATACCGCCAAGCCGCAGCGCCACTTGCCGCGCACGGGGATCAGGCGGGTTGCCGGCATGCCAATCACCTGTCCCCGCAGAATCAATCACCAGGTCAAGGCCCAGCCTCTCCGCATGATGCCGTAACGCTGCCTCTGCCAAGGGCGACCGACAGATATTGCCAAGGCAGACCATCAGCACCGAAACTGCCTGTCTTTTCGCCATGTCTTCCCCTTAAAGTGAAAAGCAATTCGGGTTGCGCACCCCATTGATTCTGCTAGCCATGCAACCGGAGAATAGAAACCGCCAATGCAAATGGCGGACGAAATGGAGGACGAGGCGTGAGCGACGGGCAGCAGAACGACATTCAGGCAGTCGCACCCGAAGATGCAGAGCCCAAGGCCAGCGGATATAGCTGGTATGTGCTGTCGGTCCTCGTTGTTGTTTACATCCTCAATTTCATCGACCGGCAGATTGTCAGTATTCTGGTTGTCGATATTCAGGCCGATCTGGGGCTGACCAACGCGCAAATGGGCTTTCTCGGCGGAGCGGCGTTTGGCGTTTTCTATGCGCTGTTCGGCATTCCGCTTGGCCGACTCGCCGACAATTGGAACCGCACCAAATTGCTCAGCATCGGCCTCGCCCTCTGGTCGGCGATGACGGTGGTGTCAGGCTTTGCCAAAAATGGCGCGCAGCTTGGCCTTGCCAGAATGGGTGTCGGCATTGGCGAAGCAACCGCGAGCCCGTCGGCCTATTCGCTGATTTCCGACTATTTCCCGAAACGCCAGCGCGCAACCGCGCTCGCCATTTATTCGTCGGGCCTCTATATTGGCGGCGGCGTTTCGCTGTTCATTGGTGCCTATATCAAGGAAGCATGGAATGTCGCTTATTCCGGCGGCGGGCCGCTGGGTCTCGTTGGCTGGCAGGCGGCATTCCTGGCCGTCGGCGTCCCCGGGCTTCTGGTTGCGCTCTGGGTGCTCAGCCTGCGCGAACCCAAGCGCGGTGCGATGGATGGCACCAAAGTTGTCACCTCGGCGCACCCGTTCCGCGATTTCGTCTATGACCTGTCGACCATCGTTCCGCCCTTCACCCTGATCGGCGCGGCGCGGCGCGGTATCCCTGCGTTGATCCTCAACATTTCAGCAGCGCTGCTGCTGGGGCTTTTCGCTTGGGCGATGATCGGGCTGACCGGAAATATCCCGCAATGGTCGGCGGTCGCTGTTGGATTTTACGCTGTCTTTTCTTGGGCCACAAATCTGCGCGCCCGCGATCCTGCGACCTTCAAACTGATTTGGGGCACGCCGGCCTTTCTCTGCACCGCATTGGGCTATGGCCTTGTTGCCCTTGCTGCTTATGCGCTCGCTTATTGGACCGCGCCTTATGCCGAACTGGTGCTGAAACTGCCCAAGCAGG
This portion of the Sphingobium sp. genome encodes:
- a CDS encoding low molecular weight protein-tyrosine-phosphatase, producing MAKRQAVSVLMVCLGNICRSPLAEAALRHHAERLGLDLVIDSAGTGDWHAGNPPDPRARQVALRLGGIDIGGLRARQVQAEDFHHFDHIVAMDHSNLRNLSALAPAGAGAQLSLLLDHLPGHEGRAVADPYYGDDAGFEACWRQVDAATGALAQMLRKG
- a CDS encoding MFS transporter produces the protein MSDGQQNDIQAVAPEDAEPKASGYSWYVLSVLVVVYILNFIDRQIVSILVVDIQADLGLTNAQMGFLGGAAFGVFYALFGIPLGRLADNWNRTKLLSIGLALWSAMTVVSGFAKNGAQLGLARMGVGIGEATASPSAYSLISDYFPKRQRATALAIYSSGLYIGGGVSLFIGAYIKEAWNVAYSGGGPLGLVGWQAAFLAVGVPGLLVALWVLSLREPKRGAMDGTKVVTSAHPFRDFVYDLSTIVPPFTLIGAARRGIPALILNISAALLLGLFAWAMIGLTGNIPQWSAVAVGFYAVFSWATNLRARDPATFKLIWGTPAFLCTALGYGLVALAAYALAYWTAPYAELVLKLPKQELAFWLGASGAASGFIGVIAGGRLADHLRQTNPAGRILVVMIGVIGPILPIWIGFTTENTTLFYVMNFLAGVLGSAALGAAAATTQDLVLPRMRGTATAVFFLATTLIGLGFGPYVVGQIADLAGTMVDGKMQGDLRMGLLSLIGVAPIGVVLLFYAYRSVPTAEATLLERARAAGEPV
- a CDS encoding Bax inhibitor-1/YccA family protein, producing the protein MAEWSDPRVAQAGAGVTIDGKPVAGAATDAGLRAHMLKVYNYMASGVLLTGIVAMLFANSGMAAQVMATPLRWVLIFAPLAFVMVMSFGMHKLSTAALQAMFWGFAIVMGLSMSSIFLVFSGESIARTFFVTAAAFAGLSLYGYTTKKNLSGFGTFLIMGVIGLLIASVVNIFLGSSTLQLVVSFLGVLIFAGLTAYDTQRIKSEYVYFAGHESIGKLAIMGALSLYLDFINMFQFLLSFLGNRE
- a CDS encoding CBS domain-containing protein codes for the protein MTIAIILQGRDSTVFSATPDESVETVAARLADKRIGALPIVDGGKVIGIFSERDLVYGLAAHGPALFGKRVGDVMTAPAIAVTADSPVLSALSLMTRRRIRHLPVVDGTQLIGFVSIGDLVKYRIEKIEAEANAMRDYIQMA
- a CDS encoding oxygenase MpaB family protein, coding for MSHEIAAIAARVRSQAQALPALYGQIDFDTPPERFADGPDDRTELSEVKGKRRADFLADTEMVARFREYSMLGDITGDAYAALMPKYGFRRTVDMLVEACDKGIDAVADAPPELAALITEMERVPDWLDMRLVEKGAKAERNSAANISPFAIRGAFIATFLNKYSALPMALTGTLSHATAARRVKETATFFTTTVLPGALRRDGPGFKAAAMVRLMHSMVRVNVLSRPGMWDAKVYGIPIPQLDQMPAGLIPIYFMSEKLLEQGRQKFNAEERARVELARYRCYLLGLPEDLLADNPRDIVRIWCTRSATLRYEYDDAICGGLLRATMEAELSKDRSLPARLFRRLERSFSRVFFVNTFLKGDEAAAANVGVPLNGRDKALYAATMAAIIGQTLGHRIASRLPLVDEFADRVLVARLRRQLAGYGHAEFTSDAAEYRPAAG